Within Crassostrea angulata isolate pt1a10 chromosome 2, ASM2561291v2, whole genome shotgun sequence, the genomic segment TCCGAGTTGCCTGAAACAATGCAACTGTAGTGGTCATGGTCAATGCAAGCTGGATTCAGGGCACTGCATCTGCGCAGCAGgtacaaaaaccaaaataaatgtttgttcatcaatttatatgaattaattgattttttaatgcagaagtttttccactttttataaatgtacatttataacgcattctctatatattcctttccTGGTGATGAAAATGGCAGATAATCCtctttaatgtacatgtatgagttgTCTTTTCTTTGGTAGGATACACAGGAGAGCGTTGTCAGACTGAATGCCCGGAAGGATCCTATGGACCTAACTGTCAGCTACTGTGTCAATGCAAGAACGGCGCCACTTGTAGCGCGACCAACGGCGCATGCTTCTGTCCGCCCGGATACCATGGGGCACTGTAAGACTCAAATTTGACAGGGTTAGGCGTCTATAGAAGGAGTTGCTGTTCTTGAAATTGGaagattttgatatatatatatatatatatatattatggaaGGTTCATGTATGATATGCTAATTGTAGAATGTTTATCAACAGTCCcaaaatatgaatttgattgacaaaataaatataaaatgacagTATAGAATGTGTCTAAATTCTCTTAAAGTAACAATTTAGTAATCGGTCATAAATGAACAATGAATGATAATTAGAAAGAGTCATATAAGTTTATGAAATAATTCCCATGTATCAGTtgatactcccccccccccccccccaaaaaaaaatgatgtttttaaaaccCAAAATAATTGTCTTTACATCATAAACATTTGAATAATAAAGCTTCGTTTTATAtcgttcaatatttttttttatttataaattgttaataaCCGTACTGTGTAGTATGAGTTGCAAAACTGTTATTTGTCCCCATGGAGGTCCCTTTTACTAGTCGATTTAGGAAACgaactacatacatgtataatgcagatcgttaaaatttattgttctcaacCTGCTCCCAATCCTACATAGCCAACATCTGAcagtgttttctattaaaaaaaatcaatttgtttttaattagaaaaacctttgaatatatttatccCCCTCCACGTCAAAACGATCTGAAAGAGATATCTTCCTTTTTGAATTCAAAATGTTGGGTTTTCATTCAAATGTTGTATGTGGGGTAGTTAAATACTTGTCATAAAGGTGATAAAAATAATCTTAATTGTAAGAGCAGCAGTTTTGAAAACGACAATATATGCGCAATATAGTTATTAGTTTTAAGCTAATTCAGGTACAACCCACAGAATTCATATCTtctattaaacattttttctttaaaaatctgtgtTAAAGATAAGGTgatgtgttaaaaaaatcaaagaaatcttTTTTATAGCTGTGAGAATCGTTGCCAGACTAGCTCAACCGAAGTTCACTGCATTTCTAATTGCAAATGTCAGAATGGGGCCGGATGTAACACTCAGACCGGAGAATGTTCCTGTAAGCCCGGATGGAAGGTGAATAACTTGcatattaatatcttttatgAAAAGAGTTGTGtataaattactttttatgGAATTTGCGTTttgtcaatttttgtggattttgcGGATTTTTTCCtacaacttaacaaaatccCAGAAGATTTAGAATGaaacatataatataataatgatatagAGACAACCTTATCTTAAAGGTACGTATCAATAGACAGAAAGTACAATTTCGACAATCCAAGAAGGATCTGATTTAAATCAGATTGCCTATATGTTATACCTACAATTTGTATGTtattgaaagtacatgtattctattTTTATGGCTCTAGGCAACTAGAGAACAAAATTGATTAATTGTATACTACATATGCATTTGAAATcgaacatttttattaaaaaaaatccactcaGTTATCAAATTAATCGttgtttttttatcaatgatgTAAAAATGCTCAGGGTGAGATTTGTACCCAGCCATGTGACAAGGGAACGTTTGGCGCCAAATGTAATTCAACCTGTAGTTGCTATAACAACGCGACCTGTGACCCAAAGGTTGGCACGTGTGTCTGTGCAGCTGGGTACATCGGCGAAAAGTAGGTTACAGAATACAGTGCTACAAgtatattcaaatttattaatcCATCTTTTTATACCCCCACTccaaaggagagggggtatagtGTTTTACCCTTGCATGTCTGTCTCTCCGTCCGTAACAAACaattctgtcgcatttatctcagcaactatttatcgcagatgcttgaaatttttacacagtgtttgttaaggcatgccatatcgtgggatatatttttgtaccaatcagacgtcaacttcctgttaaatgacggctttgcttattttttaaccaaaattttaaaacaaatttttgtcaaagatttctcagcaactgtttatcgcagatgcttgaaatttttacacagtatttgtataagcatgctatatcgtagatgtatttttgtaccaatcagacgtcaacttcctgttaaatgacgactttatttattattagccaaaattttcaaacaaatttccgtcaaagatttctcagcaactatttgtCGCATCGCGCagttgcttgaaattttaacacactatttgttttggcatgccatattgtgggatatgactttgtttagttttaacaaaaatttttgaacgaattttcgtcaaagatttctcagcagctatttatcgcagaatgcttgaaatttttacacagtttgttaaggcatgccatatatatttctgtaccaatcggatgccagctttctgttaaatgtcgactatgcttattttgcatattcacatcagagcgggagTATCACTAgcgagcattggctcacagatatcttgttttggACAGATTACATGCGTGGACCAATTTTTGTAAGGGAAAGGGGAGAATGGGGTAGGGTCTGACGAGTAAAAGTTTGCCAAAAGGGGTCAAAAGTCAAAGGCAAACTTCAGTAACTTTATCGTATGAGTTTcgtaaaattctaaaaaaaaaagtgtgtgggggtggggggggggtctaaagCTTCTTTGCCCGTATCAATTTAGATCAACTAATGAATTCAACGTCACATATTACGTTTTAAACCCCTAACGGCAAGTTAAGAAGTTGAGAACCTTGCAATATATGAAAGTTATAAAATTCAATTCTTAAAAGGAGAGGTTCAGAATTTATGTAAACTACCCCTCTAGGCCAGCTCATAAATTGTATATAGTAAGTTTCTAGCATGAAGTGCAGTAAAACACAAATGATTTTGTTATGGTTTAAACTATTTTGGATTCTAACTAAATAGATGTACAGAGGAATGTCCTATTGGGTTTTACGGTGAATTCTGCTCAAAAGAATGCAACTGTGAAAACGGCGGAACTTGTGACCACGTGACAGGCAGCTGCAGCTGTGTACTGGGGTTTGCTGGACCAACTTGTTCTAGAAGAGGTCAGTTTAGCTACAAAGATGAGTCATTACGAAACAAACTACAACACATTTCCTTGAAGAGTTATTTATGTCGTAAAAACGTTTGCCAAATGTAGTTTACAACTAAGTTATACTAGCGATCATATGCtatacaagtaatagctttccaaaaagcttgcctgactgaacaaaattatttaaaggaagcatgcatgtatcaataaGGCTATCTTAtctgaaaaatgaattttcgCTTCTGATCATAAATGTATAAACGGAACGTCTTTTCTTTTATCTAGAACATGAAcatatatatcacttgaaattcaatcatcttattaattcatttttttaggaatgtaaacatatcatataaatgcatgtaagcttgaaagctggagatTAAAAcgtcctttttttaaaattgtatttgttatatttagatgcaaaatgaactgaaaggcatttttaaaaatttccaaccatagaaaatataaaaaaggtatacaaacacgtattgtttttttaatgtgtgtGGGGCAACTAAATCAAATTCATcatgacaagcaattaaaaaagggtgaattttcaaatttatacaaaaaaccTAACTGTTAcaattccttatttgcagtttaatttattacatgctccttCAAACGTGGAAGGGGGAAGCAAATCCATTATATTTCCATTTACTATATAAAGTTAAGGAAAAGTGCCTGCTGCAAAAAAGGGGGGAGCTCGAGGAggaagaaccccccccccccccccaaacccccgatgctacgtgcctgagatGTAAACACACGGTGTGTTCTGCGGTCTTCGCATGATCCAAACAGAGTCGTCCACTAATCGGcgcgcaaaaactatgaatgagacacTATGGCACAAAGTCCTGCTTTACCAACGACTGAGATCTTGATCCATTTAAACTCATCCATTGGACAGAgatccatggggagggggggggggggtcagatgattttttgacatttgttttgtaacagctacatacatgtttattacactttggatcggatgttttAGAATaaatctatcgaattaacaAACACTTGATAAGTAATTGTCAGATGCAGAAATGTtcatttagtaagacacgcgagttatcatcccttttcaagattaatgaaatcgcccaactgaacggaaatcgggtcacaccccgctttgTTGATTTAGTTCCTtcagtaaacattccagctgtataactatatatttgttttaatccaaattGATGGctctcttgtaataatgataatccaacaccaattattgtttacattgtacCTTAATAGAGaatatgttacaacttgttgcgatgaccccctctCACTTTTCcaccgttcaaatatggtggaatgctgatctacatgtattttaaaatcaggattacacacgtgcactgcATTGTGAACATcgcttttacttgaaaactcttgctcgctgttgttattacgtcccatataacattttcatcaattgtaaatGTTGACAccttaaacatgcatcggtttatctttttgagaaatatcatgatattgcttgcTCCCAtcgtctgcactgtttcggagaatgcAAGTTTTAAACATTAGATATGCccgacgtcatgacgtcaggcaattaTGACGgccattttgtttgtttgtcttCTACAGCCTGTGACGAGTGGAAGTATGGAGAGAAATGTAGCAGCCTGTGTCAGTGTAACATCTCGTATTCAGACAGGTGAGcttgaatgaattataacttCGGGtctaaatttacaaataatgtgaaatgttaaCTGGCTCGTTCTTATACGACAAAGAGGTAATTATGCTAGTTTTACATCCAGTCTAAAAGTACATTTGAAGGATTTGTTTTAATCGTGTTGATTTAgcaatatgtattttttctcaatGACAATAGCTGTCATCCGGGTACTGGAGAGTGTTACTGTAGCCCTGGTTACAGCGGGGTCACGTGCAGCGAACCATGTCCGGCGCCAAATTACGGAGACAGATGCGAAAAAGAATGCGACTGCTTCAATGGCGCTCTTTGTCATCACGTGACCGGGGAATGTCAATGTGAGGAGGGATACACAGGTCAAAGgtgtgtttaaatttaaatcatcAATGGAACTTCCACTGGATTAAAGCTAATACATGTTTTgcgatattataataattaagtATATTTTGTGGTGAGTTCAAATCATAATAAAAGCATCTTATAACCTTTCATTGGATTCATGCATTCATGGCGTGCTAtgttatgacgtcatttcttcAGATGTGAGCAGACTTGCCCTCACGGCTGGTTTGGCAGAAACTGCTCTCAGATGTGTACCTGCCAAAATGGCGGCATCTGCCACTTTCAAAATGGCTACTGTAACTGTGCGCCaggtaattatttttaacaatgagAAAGAAAGTGTTTTTTGTTCTTTGCGCAAATGCTTTTATATTTAGAAtgaatatgaatttatttatctaatcaTCACAGAAAGattatcatttcataattacacaacatccatagagaaaatccatttgaattcaagaaacaatcAAGTTTTTTGGAGAACTATTTTTTCTTGCGGAAGGCTgtttagacgaaaatgacagaatcaagctattttatgaattttcaatatacttttcttgtCATAAtacattattcattatttacatttctaatatttgataagtttgTAACATATTCTACATGTTATGTGTGACATGTGCagaattaaattttgaagaataataattatatgtttaGCATAAAATGATGCAAATGTGTATTAAATGTCTGAAATTTTTAACCattcttttttcaaagtttCTCCTTTGAActctatatctaaaatttgacatcactgacccctatgttttgtaatgtcaaaatgatactgaaaacATTTCTAGGCAAACTGGATAAATCTTATATAGTtactgattttcaaaaaaaaaatgtattttaaatccaAATTCCTGTGTctagtgcaaaaaggtcacaatAGAGTTTAGGTATAATGTTTTCGTGACCCCTCTATTCAGTATGactatttttcataattaacgacaatatttgaagaaataagtttgcttaatcaaaaatactgacatcAAATCCTAAGCAGgctaaattgcattttaggtgcaaaaaggtcaaattaaatggaACATTACTCAGAGGGATGAatactgaccccccccccccccccccccccattatcttaatatcttttaagtatgttttgtcTAGAGCTACAGATTTCTATGAGATACTTctcaagaatttcttgatacaacaacattgaggataccttaaattcataaaatcttTGGTCCTCGTGAAATGGTTAAAATCATAACCcacgtgattttttttcttcactttgGCATTATTCGTTGATGAGTATTATTTCAATAAGGTCctctaaaattgaaaaagaatatgACACGTTgaattatgtatttttgttaCTGTAGGATTTATTGGTCTGCATTGTGAAAAAGTATGTGGCGTTGGTTTCTATGGTTACAACTGCACCCAGAAATGTAATTGTCTGAATGATGGATATTGTAACCCTAGAAACGGCGAGTGTTTGTGTCGACCGGGGTATGAAGGCTCGAAATGTGAAAACCGGTGcaaggtaaaataaaaaaataagtgtcACTTCTAGCTTAGATATTCACTTTTCCATATATCCCATATAACAAAAACTCCTTGTATTTTTTGAAGTATTATTTTTAAGCCGCTCTTAGAAATCATGTGTCCGAATTCTTCAGATACGTTTTAATCATTGCTAAACCagttatattaaacatttaaaactcaAGTGATGTAAGTAAGACAAGACTGAAAggggtttgtttatttcttcagAGATGGAATTTTGGAAAGAAGTGTGAACAGAGATGCGAATGTGACCCAGAACACAGCTACAGGTGTGGAGCAGAAAACGGGGAGTGTTTCTGTGACTCTCAGTGGTTTGGTgagttttaatgttttaatgctGAACCTCTGTACACCGATCCCGATCAAAAGCAAcctttttaacatatgtttaacatactTGTCTTCACGTATGTAAaaagtataaaacaaaacaccCTCTATGCTTCACATACGTTTTAAacacatattttacaaatgtttcACGGATGCTTAACATGTTTTTTTATCTATATGTTTAACATGTATAACTAACTATATGTCATATGTGCGATGCAATTACATGTCTCATACGTGTATTCGGCATACAATATGTGAACTTTTTCATATGTTATAAATCTACACATTCATATGTACAATGGAACACATTTAAATTCTATACATTTTATAACTTagttagattttttaaaaaaacaccaaaatttaaataaagaacaGTTCCACAATTATACAATTCCATGAAGTTCCATtacaaaatcatttattataaatcttcaaaatttccaCTGAAAAAGAAGATAAGTATATCTGTAAATTCATTACAGTCATATTATCTACATTTGCAATAAATTAACTTAAATAAACAATCCTAGttgtacattaattttgtgACACAATTACCATAACAAGCAAATTGAGACAGATAAAGAGTttgtctgtcccaagatatttatgcagcacatgcagaggaatttttataaaaatacacatacctgtgaaagaagtgcaattaagttaaatgatattaaagaaaaatatccaaGACAATTTCATTCACACTttataatgttttcttttcggAAAAGTTCACAGGAGCGAAAACTGATTTCCTACGGATATTTATCATGGGGAATGTTAACagcttttctccattcggacgacactcggaatacctcgcacatTATTTCAACGTTATAATCCGGGTCtgttgcattacaaaatctccATAGACATCATATTTTTAGCCTTGTATTGAAACCTCTCTTATGTGTTTAAACAACGTacgaaaatatattaaaaaatcacaGATGAATAACACAAAAATAGCATATGTTacgcatgaaaaaaaaagttataaacctttgcaaatgttttcccttaTAAAACACTCTTTGCGCAATTTGAGGTCAAGAGGTCAAAAGAGCACTTAAATCAGCCGTCTTGCGCCAGAATACAACTAATATCGTAAAAACtcatatgtattttgttatatgaagtttcattcatttattttgttactacatataaaatgtattgTGGTGATAAATGATCATGGCTTAAAATTCACGACACTTAAGACAATGTTTAAGGATCGGCGTCGTACATGTAGCAAAGcgttcttgaaaattacaattgCAAATTGTCAAAGTAGATATATCAATAGAAATATGaataacaatataatatatattgtagtTCATTTCTGATTCTTTTAACAGGTCTCGATCAAAATCGCAAACACAATATCACAGACATATCGTCTTTAGTCCATTTGCGAATTTATCCAATTAGTCCAAATCCCAAATTTAACTCCATCTGCTTCTCTGTCCGTTTTGTTTCGTAAAAGAAATTAGAATAGCGGGTTGCCTCTTTAATGTCAGAGGAAAATCTCTATGCTCTTGGATCTGATCCTGCACTAGATTTTCCCCTGAAAATGCCTAAGTAGACTGTAACTCAGCTTTCAGtcgatttgttttcaaatttccaaCCGTTCTGTGACTTCAACGGAAGTGACACTATTCCACCAAGCTtaattcaatcttttttttaattgtacaggtgaattttctatatattttactattctttttatcataataaatatttatttattaagataATCAAATACTTGCAACATTTTGAactatttttgtaatttttttgttaatcgaGGCGGCTTTCTATATCATCACAAAAAATGAAGTATGGAACAATGTTATCGTCATAAGTTgcaacaaattaaatataaaaagtaaggtattatttttggatgtatatcgCAATATAAATACGAGTTGGTACGTGATTTAATCTTTCATAATGCTTTTTGcggttttttatttgatcacgtgacaaacatatatttatatcccgatatacataaaaaaatgacatcttatttcttaaatgttctTACATGAATTGCATTTACAGGCATAAATTGTAACCATCACTAGTGATGCATTTACAAGTTAAATGCACTGCCATAAGTtattttgtgtatatattttaccttttttttttaaattatatgcgATGTTTGTGGAACATTTGAAATTGTTCAAATCTTtattatcattaatatttattacatgATCTCCcgaaattttttaacaatattatctTCCTATTTCGAAAGGTGTGAATTGTAAGAGCAAATGCAAGGAAGGTAGCTGGGGAGACAATTGTGAAAAGAGATGTACGTGTTACAACAGAGGGTCATGTGACCAGGAGACCGGAACTTGTATCTGTAGGCCCGGATATCAAGGGGGCGATTGTTCAAAAGGTAATGATCATAAAAAGAAGAGGTTTGAACAAGTTCAAAGATGGCTAGTTATAAATGCTTTTTAAAGacttaattaaaacatatatgctcaaatattcaattttaacaaATCTATTGATTGTTTAAAAGGGTTGAGTTAAAGACAAAAACATATCTTACATGTTCCAATATTACATGATAAATGTGTTTAATAATTGCTGAAAAACTTTGTTGAAATATAATTAAAGAAATGTACTTAAAGAGAGATAAAGAAAAGCAAATGAGGTAAAAAAATGAGATGGAAAAAGGAATACACAGAATATACATCAGTAAATTTTACAATAGTTTTAACTGTGTATAAAAAATGCGCTTTGAGCAACGCAAAACGGTCGTGGTATTGTGTAAACTATttagtttttctttcttttttcccaAGCATGTGCCGAGGGTTACTTTGGAAATAGCTGTCGTTTCCGGTGTAAATGTGAGGCTACTCAGGCCTGTGACCACGTGACTGGTCATTGTATTTCACCCACGTGTCAAGCTGGATTCACGGGACCCACGTGTAAACATCGTAAGAACGCTATATAGAAGTAATGCCAAACTATGCTTACATTAGAATAACTTCGTAAATATATGAATCTTTAGTTAATCGATGTCCTTCATCAGAAAAAAGTCACTTACATTGACTTTGGTCTATGATTTATACagtgtttcaaaaatataaaaaaaatattagttgctcattaaattaattttttgcttattttttgtttgccacgagatattttttgtgtattgttAGCATTTTTGCAATGCAGctcttttttatatgtataaatttgtatacGTTACAATCGACTCAATAGGTTAATATCGCCACTAAATAAACTTCTGTAGCGTTTGGATTACTTGAATTTGACTAGTTTTACTACTAGTTATGATATgttcatttctatatatttgcagCCTGTCCAATGGATCGCTATGGATTACGTTGTAAAAAGACATGTCCATTGTGTGAAAACCTTGGTATTTGTCACCCCAACAATGGTTCCTGTATTTGCTCACCGGGATTTATCGGTACTCTGTGTGACAAACGTAAGTCTGTCTATACCTGTAGTAAATTATACTGTAGTTTTCTTGTGGTTACTCTATTTAATACCTTTACATACAGTTTATTACCAATATTTGTGTCTACAATTGTTACATGAACATGCCCCTAAGCTGAGGTTTATGTTTCACGAAATAAAGTAATTCATACTTTCGCTTTCAGTTTGTCCTGATGGTTACTATGGATACAAATGCAGCGCCAAGTGTTCCTGTGAAAATGGCGCCAACTGTAGTAAATCTGACGGAAGATGTGATTGTCCCCCAGGTTATATTGGAGCCAGCTGTTCCCAGAGTAGGTTACAGAGACAACACTGCTCATATTACACGCATGTAAATGTCCACATGTATACCCTTACTGTATTTTCGTATGTAGAaagtaaatcttaaaatttcttttacatATGATTTGATATGATATTCTATTGTGTATGATTTTTATCAGTGAAGTTATTCGTGATAATAATTTAACAACtttatcacataaaaaaaaataattaaactgcCTTTCTAACTTCAAATAATGCTGATTCCTTATTAACATCCGCGTAACATCGTGAGAAACACATCACGAGTATTTAAAAATCTTGCTATCTTTTTTTTGAGACATTAACGCTTACTGTTTGAATCGATGATTAAAACTTCGACGTCTTCGCGGATTTTTACTTCCACGgttgttacaacgcactttggaaaattacgcactttgaaaaaaaatttcaaagtgcgttatttTTGGGAtcaagtcaacgcactttgaaaaaaaaatgttcagggtttagtcaaaataattgatacttttatatacaataaatgattgttttaaccttgtgtagcttaatttaaaaaagaacccattgcattctcagctaacttgataaacagtttctatatgagaattttttttctcataagacAACATCGACAATTTACACACAAAGAACAATTCGGGAgatttgaattatccaaatatgacataaacttcaTCGCTTAGCAACTGCATTTTCCTATTTTGAGTATGCAGCGACTTTAATTTTATCTGGTATATTGAGCTATGCAAGAACGAATATGAtttgtatatattgataatggaGATTAATGTATAACATATTTCAGCTGGCTTGTTGCATTTgcttgtaaacaaacataatgTGATAAAAGGATACGTtagttttgtttatcaaaaacaatataatcttttagaagatcagtggaaggaaaaaaaacccacatccTAATGCtaattttaagtttataataatttaatgtttgtttatgtaatgtcgttttaattttaagtgatttatttgattagaaaataaaaccagaATGTTGAAACTCTTTTAAATTCTTTACCATACCAATGGAGATATTTACCGGAATTGTTTGGCAAGCTCGTTTTTCCAATATCACTCCATGTACTTAATTTAAAACAGagtatatttctttttccgctcttaagcgtttaagttgTTGAATATCCTATTTGTTGAAGGAAAAATGAAGGGTAGGGTTCCTTCTTCCTGTAATCAAGTAAATGATGAACTGGTGATTGACCGGTATATTTGGTTAACCCCTACCCCACCACC encodes:
- the LOC128172034 gene encoding multiple epidermal growth factor-like domains protein 10; translated protein: MMQCHHCLFKILLFALSLVSVTQCLSRGEPNVCEKTESFTYTTKGTYAVPYQRCTVNWCWDIFSFFRCTECSTFYKTGYKEYYQRVYRPVYYCCTGYILVNNQCVPHCSSGCVNGVCSGPDTCVCDVRWRGNDCNSNCPPDTWGPSCLKQCNCSGHGQCKLDSGHCICAAGYTGERCQTECPEGSYGPNCQLLCQCKNGATCSATNGACFCPPGYHGALCENRCQTSSTEVHCISNCKCQNGAGCNTQTGECSCKPGWKGEICTQPCDKGTFGAKCNSTCSCYNNATCDPKVGTCVCAAGYIGEKCTEECPIGFYGEFCSKECNCENGGTCDHVTGSCSCVLGFAGPTCSRRACDEWKYGEKCSSLCQCNISYSDSCHPGTGECYCSPGYSGVTCSEPCPAPNYGDRCEKECDCFNGALCHHVTGECQCEEGYTGQRCEQTCPHGWFGRNCSQMCTCQNGGICHFQNGYCNCAPGFIGLHCEKVCGVGFYGYNCTQKCNCLNDGYCNPRNGECLCRPGYEGSKCENRCKRWNFGKKCEQRCECDPEHSYRCGAENGECFCDSQWFGVNCKSKCKEGSWGDNCEKRCTCYNRGSCDQETGTCICRPGYQGGDCSKACAEGYFGNSCRFRCKCEATQACDHVTGHCISPTCQAGFTGPTCKHPCPMDRYGLRCKKTCPLCENLGICHPNNGSCICSPGFIGTLCDKLCPDGYYGYKCSAKCSCENGANCSKSDGRCDCPPGYIGASCSQSCPEGYYGKHCKRTCPCNVTQFCHPSYGCIHRPKTKTDKVVSNGEESSSSGLIIGITVAAVVVLSVIIIIIMVVYYKRRVGRLKSENCTVMHYIQSTEGTDADNQNVPNIEREIQRQQQQSNHQCATSCNENEVACSVPSIDPTDVKNVSLPVNGACVTVSSTDDDSESDRYTTLTDFQAKLDEIDRTENAACAKLDAKNENNYEVNLDDIEAPKRQNIPDYDNVSIESGHVISSSDIEKVLP